In Capsicum annuum cultivar UCD-10X-F1 chromosome 7, UCD10Xv1.1, whole genome shotgun sequence, one genomic interval encodes:
- the LOC107878263 gene encoding histone-lysine N-methyltransferase ATXR2 isoform X1: MEIICPIDAQFSDLIATLLKPPPPHEVQKYFEELLVTRQCDSLKVKPVARYGKGVYAETDFKEEDLVLKDQMLAGAQHTSNKVDCLVCSYCFCFIGSIELQIGRKLYLEQLGVSSNNECHMEKDCDNSDSSVGEDDSDVEDQQVSGECSSSPSKDKISLPKDVVESLFHGEMKLPYSEKFSLPPIVSCPGGCKENYYCSKSCAEADWESFHSLLCTGEGSKSLSTNALQKFIEHANDTNDIFLLAAKVISFTILRHKKLKEGRHEGKGKQVISESIDFSLLGQAWKPVSMGYKRRWWDCIALPDDVDGSDEASFRMQIKELALTSLQLLKAAIFDEECKPLFSLEIYGNIIGMFELNNLDLVVESPVEDYFLYIDDLPLSEKGEAEQTTKAILDALGDDYSICCQGTAFFPLQSCMNHSCRPNAKAFKREEDRDGQATIIALQPIAKGEEITISYIDEDLPFEERQALLADYGFRCGCSKCLEEA; the protein is encoded by the exons ATGGAAATAATTTGTCCAATTGATGCACAGTTCTCTGACCTGATTGCTACACTTCTCAAGCCCCCACCTCCTCACGAAGTCCAG AAGTATTTTGAAGAGCTACTAGTGACTAGACAATGCGACAGCCTCAAAGTCAAACCTGTTGCACGTTATGGAAAGG GGGTTTATGCTGAGACGGACTTCAAAGAAGAGGACCTTGTATTGAAGGACCAAATGCTTGCTGGTGCCCAACATACTTCAAATAAG GTAGACTGTTTGGTATGTAGTTACTGTTTCTGCTTTATTGGGTCAATAGAACTTCAAATTGGGAGGAAGCTTTATTTAGAACAGCTGGGTGTCTCCTCTAACAATGAGTGTCACATGGAAAAAGATTGTGACAACTCTGATTCATCTGTTGGTGAAGATGATTCTGATGTAGAAGATCAGCAAGTCTCTGGAGAATGTTCCTCTAGCCCTTCAAAAGATAAAATTTCTCTCCCTAAGGATGTGGTCGAGTCATTGTTTCATGGTGAGATGAAACTACCATATTCAGAGAAGTTCTCACTGCCTCCAATTGTTTCCTGTCCTGGTGGATGTAAAGAGAACTACTATTGCAG CAAATCTTGCGCAGAGGCTGATTGGGAGTCTTTTCATTCTTTGTTGTGCACGGGGGAGGGGTCAAAGTCATTAAGCACAAATGCACTCCAGAAATTTATAGAACATGCTAATG ATACAAATGACATTTTCCTTCTTGCAGCAAAG GTCATTTCTTTCACCATTTTGAGACATAAGAAGTTGAAAGAAGGTCGCCATGAGGGAAAAGGGAAGCAGGTTATTTCAGAAAGCATTGATTTTTCTTTACTGGGACAGGCATGGAAGCCTGTGTCCATGGGATACAAAAGAAG GTGGTGGGATTGCATTGCTTTGCCGGACGATGTTGATGGTTCTGATGAAGCTTCATTTAGAATGCAAATAAAGGAGTTGGCATTAACG TCTCTGCAGCTCCTTAAGGCAGCTATTTTTGACGAGGAATGCAAGCCAT TATTCTCCCTTGAAATATATGGCAATATTATTGGCATGTTTGAGCTGAATAACCT TGATTTGGTGGTAGAGTCACCAGTGGAGGATTACTTTCTGTACATTGATGATCTTCCTCTCTCTGAAAAG GGAGAGGCTGAGCAAACTACAAAGGCTATCCTGGATGCTCTTGGTGATGACTATTCAATTTGTTGTCAAG GTACTGCATTTTTCCCCTTGCAAAGCTGTATGAACCATTCGTGCAGACCTAATGCAAAAGCTTTTAAGCGAGAAGAG GATCGGGATGGCCAAGCAACCATTATTGCTCTTCAACCAATTGCCAAAGGAGAAGAG ATAACTATTTCGTATATAGATGAGGACCTTCCTTTTGAAGAGAGACAGGCATTACTCGCAGATTATGGTTTCAGATGTGGATGCTCCAAATGTCTAGAGGAAGCCTAA
- the LOC107878263 gene encoding histone-lysine N-methyltransferase ATXR2 isoform X2, which translates to MLAGAQHTSNKVDCLVCSYCFCFIGSIELQIGRKLYLEQLGVSSNNECHMEKDCDNSDSSVGEDDSDVEDQQVSGECSSSPSKDKISLPKDVVESLFHGEMKLPYSEKFSLPPIVSCPGGCKENYYCSKSCAEADWESFHSLLCTGEGSKSLSTNALQKFIEHANDTNDIFLLAAKVISFTILRHKKLKEGRHEGKGKQVISESIDFSLLGQAWKPVSMGYKRRWWDCIALPDDVDGSDEASFRMQIKELALTSLQLLKAAIFDEECKPLFSLEIYGNIIGMFELNNLDLVVESPVEDYFLYIDDLPLSEKGEAEQTTKAILDALGDDYSICCQGTAFFPLQSCMNHSCRPNAKAFKREEDRDGQATIIALQPIAKGEEITISYIDEDLPFEERQALLADYGFRCGCSKCLEEA; encoded by the exons ATGCTTGCTGGTGCCCAACATACTTCAAATAAG GTAGACTGTTTGGTATGTAGTTACTGTTTCTGCTTTATTGGGTCAATAGAACTTCAAATTGGGAGGAAGCTTTATTTAGAACAGCTGGGTGTCTCCTCTAACAATGAGTGTCACATGGAAAAAGATTGTGACAACTCTGATTCATCTGTTGGTGAAGATGATTCTGATGTAGAAGATCAGCAAGTCTCTGGAGAATGTTCCTCTAGCCCTTCAAAAGATAAAATTTCTCTCCCTAAGGATGTGGTCGAGTCATTGTTTCATGGTGAGATGAAACTACCATATTCAGAGAAGTTCTCACTGCCTCCAATTGTTTCCTGTCCTGGTGGATGTAAAGAGAACTACTATTGCAG CAAATCTTGCGCAGAGGCTGATTGGGAGTCTTTTCATTCTTTGTTGTGCACGGGGGAGGGGTCAAAGTCATTAAGCACAAATGCACTCCAGAAATTTATAGAACATGCTAATG ATACAAATGACATTTTCCTTCTTGCAGCAAAG GTCATTTCTTTCACCATTTTGAGACATAAGAAGTTGAAAGAAGGTCGCCATGAGGGAAAAGGGAAGCAGGTTATTTCAGAAAGCATTGATTTTTCTTTACTGGGACAGGCATGGAAGCCTGTGTCCATGGGATACAAAAGAAG GTGGTGGGATTGCATTGCTTTGCCGGACGATGTTGATGGTTCTGATGAAGCTTCATTTAGAATGCAAATAAAGGAGTTGGCATTAACG TCTCTGCAGCTCCTTAAGGCAGCTATTTTTGACGAGGAATGCAAGCCAT TATTCTCCCTTGAAATATATGGCAATATTATTGGCATGTTTGAGCTGAATAACCT TGATTTGGTGGTAGAGTCACCAGTGGAGGATTACTTTCTGTACATTGATGATCTTCCTCTCTCTGAAAAG GGAGAGGCTGAGCAAACTACAAAGGCTATCCTGGATGCTCTTGGTGATGACTATTCAATTTGTTGTCAAG GTACTGCATTTTTCCCCTTGCAAAGCTGTATGAACCATTCGTGCAGACCTAATGCAAAAGCTTTTAAGCGAGAAGAG GATCGGGATGGCCAAGCAACCATTATTGCTCTTCAACCAATTGCCAAAGGAGAAGAG ATAACTATTTCGTATATAGATGAGGACCTTCCTTTTGAAGAGAGACAGGCATTACTCGCAGATTATGGTTTCAGATGTGGATGCTCCAAATGTCTAGAGGAAGCCTAA
- the LOC107876742 gene encoding pentatricopeptide repeat-containing protein At1g71460, chloroplastic, with protein sequence MISCNLIPLPSKTNLKKHPQNTQEHHHGHKLNFSHHIKQPQKYPKHNILPNLLSVHTKNPHAIYKDIQKFAHQNKLKEALTILDYLDHRGIPVNPTTFSFLIAACVRMKCLSSAKVVHTHILINGLGDNEFIQTKVVNMYAACGSIEDAKKMFDKMPVRSVYPWNALLRGNVVLGGRKYKDVLGTFSDMRGLGVDVNVYSFSCLIKSFAGASALFQGLKTHGMLIKNGFLGSDIVRTSLMDMYFKCGKVRLAYRVFEEVEERDVVTWGVMIAGFAHNKLQREVLEYTRLMIKEGIEVNSVILTTILPVIGEVQERKLGKEVHAYVIKTKEYSKQLFIQSGLVDMYSKCGDILSGRKVFYGSKERNAISWTALISGYILNGRLDQALRSIVWMQQEGFKPDLVTVATILPVCGKLKVLKQGKEIHAYAVKNGFLPNASVSTCLMMMYSKCGLLQYSSKVFDGMENRNVISWTAMMDSYIDSGCLEEALGIFRSMQLSKHRADSVAMGRILSVCGKLRLLKLGREIHGQILKKDISFVPFVSAELVKMYGGCGAIDKSRFSFSAIPVKGSLTWTAIIEAYGLSGQCREAINEFKQMISKGFNPNHFTFKVVFSICEKAGFADEGCQFFTMMTQKYKIKASEDHYTSIINLLHHVGRTKEAEKFVLLKQSLA encoded by the coding sequence ATGATCAGCTGCAACCTTATTCCTCTTCCCTCAAAAACAAACCTTAAAAAACATCCTCAAAATACCCAAGAACATCATCATGGACACAAGCTCAATTTCTCCCACCACATTAAACAACcacaaaaatacccaaaacacaaCATCTTACCCAACTTATTATCAGTCCATACAAAAAACCCACATGCCATTTACAAAGACATTCAAAAATTCGCTCACCAAAACAAACTTAAAGAAGCACTTACCATTCTTGATTACTTAGACCATCGTGGAATTCCAGTAAACCCGACCACATTTTCTTTCCTTATAGCTGCTTGTGTTCGTATGAAATGCTTAAGTTCCGCGAAAGTTGTGCATACACATATACTGATTAATGGACTTGGGGATAATGAGTTTATTCAAACTAAGGTTGTTAATATGTACGCGGCGTGTGGGTCGATCGAGGATGCGAagaagatgtttgataaaatgcctgtgAGAAGTGTGTACCCGTGGAACGCGTTGCTTAGGGGAAATGTGGTGTTGGGTGGGAGAAAGTATAAAGATGTTTTGGGTACGTTTTCAGATATGAGGGGATTAGGGGTGGATGTGAATGTGTATAGTTTTTCTTGTTTGATTAAGAGTTTCGCGGGGGCTAGTGCGCTTTTCCAAGGGTTAAAAACGCATGGGATGTTGATCAAGAATGGTTTTTTAGGAAGTGATATAGTTAGGACTAGCTTGATGGATATGTATTTTAAGTGTGGGAAGGTTAGGCTGGCTTATCGCGTGTTTGAGGAGGTTGAGGAGAGGGATGTAGTTACGTGGGGTGTGATGATAGCTGGTTTTGCTCATAATAAGTTGCAAAGAGAGGTGTTGGAGTATACGAGATTGATGATAAAGGAGGGAATAGAGGTAAATTCTGTTATTCTAACTACTATCCTTCCAGTTATTGGAGAAGTACAGGAAAGAAAACTTGGCAAGGAGGTACATGCTTATGTGATCAAGACAAAGGAATACTCGAAGCAGTTGTTCATTCAATCTGGTTTAGTTGATATGTATTCCAAATGTGGAGATATTTTATCAGGAAGAAAGGTGTTTTATGGTTCAAAAGAGAGGAATGCGATTTCTTGGACTGCTCTTATCTCGGGTTACATTTTAAATGGGAGACTTGATCAGGCTTTGAGATCAATTGTATGGATGCAACAAGAAGGGTTTAAGCCTGATCTTGTAACCGTTGCCACCATTCTCCCTGTTTGTGGGAAACTGAAAGTGTTAAAGCAAGGGAAAGAGATTCATGCTTATGCAGTGAAAAATGGTTTTTTGCCTAATGCATCTGTAAGTACGTGCCTAATGATGATGTACTCAAAGTGTGGTTTGCTTCAATATTCGTCTAAAGTTTTTGATGGAATGGAGAATAGGAATGTTATATCGTGGACAGCCATGATGGATTCATATATTGATTCTGGGTGTCTTGAGGAGGCACTTGGTATTTTCCGGTCAATGCAGTTGTCGAAGCACCGAGCAGACTCTGTAGCAATGGGAAGAATTTTAAGTGTTTGTGGCAAATTAAGGCTTTTGAAACTTGGGAGAGAAATACACGGCCAGATTCTGAAGAAAGATATATCATTTGTACCATTTGTTTCTGCAGAACTTGTGAAGATGTATGGGGGTTGTGGTGCAATTGATAAATCAAGGTTTTCCTTCTCTGCAATACCTGTCAAAGGATCTCTAACATGGACTGCTATCATTGAGGCTTATGGATTAAGTGGGCAATGCAGAGAAGCAATAAACGAGTTTAAGCAGATGATATCGAAGGGCTTTAACCCGAACCATTTTACTTTTAAAGTTGTTTTTTCTATTTGTGAGAAAGCTGGATTTGCTGACGAGGGTTGTCAATTCTTCACTATGATGACACAAAAATATAAGATAAAGGCATCCGAAGACCATTATACTAGCATCATTAACCTTCTACATCATGTTGGTCGTACTAAGGAGGCTGAAAAGTTTGTCCTTCTCAAACAATCCTTGGCATGA